The window GCCCGGGCGCACCTGGCGCAACCTGCAGGACACCGCCGACGCCGCCCAAGTGCTCTATGGCTCGCCCGCGGCCTGGGAGTCGTGGCGGCGCTCCACCGACTTCTACGACGAGAGCGTGCTCATCTGGCTGGACGTGGACACCACCATCCGCCGCGAGAGCCACGGGCAGAAGTCGCTCGACGATTTCTGCCATCTCTTCCACGGCGCGCCCAGCACCGGCCCCGAGGTCAAGCCCTACAGCTTCGACGACGTGGCCGCAAGCCTGAACCGCGTCGTGCCTTACGACTGGAAGAGCTTCCTGCGCGAGCGCCTCGACGGCCACGGCCCGGGAGCGCCGCTGGGGGGCCTGGAGGCCAGCGGCTGGCGCCTGGTCTACACCGACCAGATGTCGCCGCTGCAGCGCGCCGCCGAACGCGTGCGCAGGATGACCGACGTCAGCTTCTCTCTGGGCTTCTGGCTGAATGCGGAGGGCGTGCTGGGGGACGTGGTCCCGGGGATGCCGGCGGCGCAGGCGGGCATGGCGCCGGGCATGAAGCTGGTGGCGGTCAACGGCCGGCAGTGGTCGCCGCAGGTGCTGCGCGAGGCCATCCGCGCCGCCAAGGGCTCCGGCCAGCCCATCGAACTGCTGGCCGTCAACGACGGCTACTACAAGACCTTCCGCCTCGACTACCACGAAGGCGAGAAGTATCCTCACCTGGTGCGCGACGAGTCGAAGCCCGACCTGCTCAGCGACATCATCAAGCCGCACGCGGAGCGGGTGGCGGGAGGGGCGCCACAGTAAGGAAGGCGATGTACTTCGAGCAGTTCTATCTCGGGTGTCTGGCCCACGCCTCCTACCTGCTGGGATCGGGAGGGGAAGCGGTGGTGGTGGACCCGCAGCGCGACGTGGAGCTCTACCTCAAGGCCGCCGCCGAGCACGGCCTGGCCATCCGCCACATCTTCGAGACCCACCTGCACGCCGACTTCGTCTCCGGCCACAAGGAATTGGCCGAGCGCACCGGAGCCACCATCTACATCGGCGCGCGCGCGGGCGCGAAGTTCCCGCATTGCGGCGTGGGCGACGGTTTCGAGCTGGGAGTCGGCGAGATCACCCTGGGCGTGCTCGAGACCCCCGGCCACACTCCCGAGAGCGTCTGCGTGACCGTCAGCGACCCGGCCAGCGCGGTCCGGCCCTGGGCGGTGCTGACCGGGGACACGCTCTTCATCGGCGACGTGGGCCGCCCCGACCTGTCGAAGACCCATACCCCGGCCGAATTGGCCGGGCTGCTCTACGACAGCCTGCACCAGAAGCTGCTGCGGCTTCCCGACGCCACCCAGGTCTATCCCGCGCATGGGGCCGGCTCGCTGTGCGGGCGCAGCATGCGCGCGGAGCGCGTCTCCACCATCGGCACCGAGCGCCTGACCAACTACGCACTGCAGATCGAGAGCCGCGAGGAGTTCGTGCGCGCCATGACCGCCAACCTGCCCGCGCGGCCCGACTACTTCCTCCAGGACGCCGAGATCAACCGCCAGGGCGCGGCCGCGCTCGGCCAGTTGCCTTCGCTCGCCGCCATCCCCGCCGCACGGCTCCAGGCGATGATCGAAATTGGAGCGCTGGTGCTGGACGTCCGGCCCGCCGGCGAGTTTGCCGCCGGCCACGTGCCCGGGTCGGTCAACATCGGTCTGGGCGGGCAGTTCGCCTCCTGGGCGGGGACCGTCCTGGGTCTGGCGGCGCGCCCGGTGCTGGTGGCCGCCTCCCGCGAGCAGGTGGAGGAAGCGCGCATGCGGCTGGCGCGCGTGGGCATCGACGTCGAGGCCGGCTACCTCGAAGACGGCGTCGAAGGCTGGAAGCGCGCTGGCTTTGCGCTGGCGCAGACGCCGCAGATGACAGTGGAGGAACTGCGCCGCCGTGCGGGCCGGGAGGTAGAAGTGCTGGACGTGCGCCGCGAGCCCGAGTGGCAGGCGGGGCACATCGCGGGCGCGGACTGGTGGCCGGTGGACAAGTTCGGCTCCGAGATGCCGCCGCTGCGCCGCGACCGTCCCATCGCCGTGCACTGCAAGAGCGGCTACCGCAGCATGATCGCCTGCAGCCTGCTCGAGAAGGCCGGCTACGACAACGTGATCAACGTGCTCGGCGGCTTCGACGCCTGGCAGGCCGCGGGGCTGCCCAAGGAGTTGGGAGTCTGTAGTTAGGAGTTCGCGGCTTGCGCGCTCCCTTTCCTTCCTCTCCCGCATTGCGGGATCGGGGCCGGTCGCGCGGGATCGAGAGGAAGCCTCTTTCGGCACGACTCCCTCGGCTTCGCTCGGGACAGGTTCCGTCGCGCCCCTCCGAGCAATAAGCTAAGAGCCAAGAGCTAAGAGCCAAGAGCTAAGAGCTAAGAGCTAAGAGCTTTCTTCCACCACCCCCGCGAACAGGTCGGTCTCGATCTCGGCGCGGCGGGGGGTGAGGGTGGCGGCCAAGTGGAACAACTCCTTGTGGCCGCGCTTGCGCATGGTCTCCTCGAAGCGGGCGTGCAGCGGGGCCTGCGAGGCGTGCAGCTTGAAGGCCTGGA is drawn from Terriglobales bacterium and contains these coding sequences:
- a CDS encoding M61 family peptidase, with the protein product DFLLPDATSGFSSGASASSELAVINWNQVVLYPAGWPAGELTYVASLQLPPGWKFGTALPVARQESYAIEFQPASLVTLIDSPVIAGAHFREIALSPGQEPQHFLDLVADADADLAVSPEVERDYRQLVAEAGALFGARHYRDYHFLYTLSQYTAHFGLEHHESSDDRTFERVFLDNDEFKVSAGLLPHEFTHSWNGKFRRPAGLATPDYQQPMKGELLWVYEGLTQYLGNLLTARSGLYTPEEYRDHLASLAAYLDHEPGRTWRNLQDTADAAQVLYGSPAAWESWRRSTDFYDESVLIWLDVDTTIRRESHGQKSLDDFCHLFHGAPSTGPEVKPYSFDDVAASLNRVVPYDWKSFLRERLDGHGPGAPLGGLEASGWRLVYTDQMSPLQRAAERVRRMTDVSFSLGFWLNAEGVLGDVVPGMPAAQAGMAPGMKLVAVNGRQWSPQVLREAIRAAKGSGQPIELLAVNDGYYKTFRLDYHEGEKYPHLVRDESKPDLLSDIIKPHAERVAGGAPQ
- a CDS encoding rhodanese-like domain-containing protein, producing MYFEQFYLGCLAHASYLLGSGGEAVVVDPQRDVELYLKAAAEHGLAIRHIFETHLHADFVSGHKELAERTGATIYIGARAGAKFPHCGVGDGFELGVGEITLGVLETPGHTPESVCVTVSDPASAVRPWAVLTGDTLFIGDVGRPDLSKTHTPAELAGLLYDSLHQKLLRLPDATQVYPAHGAGSLCGRSMRAERVSTIGTERLTNYALQIESREEFVRAMTANLPARPDYFLQDAEINRQGAAALGQLPSLAAIPAARLQAMIEIGALVLDVRPAGEFAAGHVPGSVNIGLGGQFASWAGTVLGLAARPVLVAASREQVEEARMRLARVGIDVEAGYLEDGVEGWKRAGFALAQTPQMTVEELRRRAGREVEVLDVRREPEWQAGHIAGADWWPVDKFGSEMPPLRRDRPIAVHCKSGYRSMIACSLLEKAGYDNVINVLGGFDAWQAAGLPKELGVCS